The nucleotide sequence CCGGCGGATCGCCGCCATCAAGGACGGCGACACCGTGGTGGGCTCCCGGGTCAAGGTGAAGGTGGTGAAGAACAAGGTGGCGCCGCCCTTCCGGGAGGCGGAGTTCGACATCGTGTACGGGGAGGGGATCTCCCGGGCCGGGAGCCTGATCGACCTGGGGACCCAGCAGAAGATCATCGAGAAGAGCGGCGCCTGGTACGCCTACAACGGGGAGCGGATCGGGCAGGGGCGGGACAACGCCAAGCGGTTCCTCCTGGAGAACCCGGCCATCGCGGCCGAGGTGGAGGCGAAGCTCCGGGAGGCGCTGGGGATCGCCGCCCCGGCCAAGGCGCTGGCCGGGGCACCGGCCCCCAAGTAGGCCCGCGCTTCCCGAGGACCGGAGGAGAGTCCATGGAGCTGCAGGAACTCCTGAAGATGGCCGTGGAACGGAAGGCCTCCGACCTGCACATGAAGGTGGGGAGCCCGCCGGTCCTCCGCATCGATGACAAGCTCGTCCCGATCACCGAGAAGCCGCGCATCACCCAGGAGGATGCCATCCGGATGGCCTTCTCGGTCATGAACAGCAAGCAGAAGGAAAGGTTCAAGGAGCACAGCGAGATCGACCTCGCCTACAGCCTGCCCGGCCTCGGCCGGTTCCGCTGCAACATCTTCCAGCAGCGAAGCACCGTCGGGATGGTGATGCGGGTCATCCCCATCAAGATCCAGACGATCTCCGAGCTGAACCTGCCGGCGGCCCTGGAGAAGCTGGCCCTGGAGCCCCGGGGGCTCGTCCTGGTCACCGGGACCACCGGGAGCGGGAAATCCTCGACCCTGGCGGCGATGATCGACCAGATCAACGGCCACCGGGCGTGTCACATCATCACCATCGAGGACCCCATCGAGTTCCTCCACCGGGACAAGAAGGCCCTGGTCAACCAGCGGGAGGTGGGAACCGACACCGACTCCTTCGCCGAGGCGCTGCGGAGCGCCCTCCGCCAGGACCCGGACGTGATCCTGGTGGGGGAGATGCGCGATTACGAGACCATCTCCACCGCCATCGTGGGCGCCGAGACCGGCCATATGGTGATGAGCACCCTGCACACGGTGGACGCTTCCGAGACCATCAACCGGGTCATCTCGGTCTTCCCCCCGTACCAGCAGAAGCAGATCCGCCTCCAGCTCGCCGCGGTTCTGAAGGGGATCATCTCCATGCGCCTGATCCCGCGGGCGGACGGGAAGGGGCGGGTCCCGGCGGTGGAGGTCATGATTGCTACCGCCACGATCCGGGAGTGCATCGTGGACCCGGACAAGACCCGCAAGATCCCGGAGTTCGTCGCCGCCGGCGCCAGCCAGTACGGGATGCAGACCTTCGACCAGTCCCTGATGGTGCTCTACCGGCGGGGCCTCATTACCTACGAGGAGGCGCTCCTCTGGTCGAGCAACCCGGACGACTTCGCCCTCAAGGTCCGGGGCATCGAGTCTACGACCGATCAAGCCTGGCAGCAGCCGCCGCAGGCGGAGGCCGGGGGCAAGACGGTCATCCCGGGGCTCGAACGGATCAGCGGGTAGTCGCCGCCCTGTCCACCGGCGGTCCCGCAGCCGAATGCCACGCAAGCCCGCCAAGCGCGCGCCGCCACCGGACCCCCTGGAGGTAGCGCTGCGCCTGTTGGCTATCCGGGCCCGCTCCACCGCCGAGGTGCGGCGGGCGCTCCTCCGGCGCGGCGTCTCTCCCGCGGCAGTCAGCGACGCGCTGGCGACGCTCACGCGCCGGGGGTACCTCGACGACGCGGCCTTCGCCACCGCCTATGCGCAGACCGGGGGCGTGGCCCGGCGGCGCGGGCCCCGGCGGGTGACGGCCGACCTCGGCAGCCGCGGCGTCGCCCGGGACCTCGCCGAGGCCGCGGTGCGCGGGGCCTTCGGCCCGGGCGAAGAGCGGCGCCTGGCCGAAGCCGCCGCCGCCCGCAAGTGGCCTGCCCTCGCCCGTCACCCCCGGACGGTTGCCCTCCGTCGCCTGGCCGCCCACCTGGGCCGCCAGGGGTTCGGCTCCGAGGTCATCGCCGCCCTCCTCCGGGAGCGCTTCGCGGCCGGGGAAGTCCCCGAGATCTCCTGAGCCCTCCCCTCCGGCAGACTCCCCTCAGCGTCCGTCGGTCCTGTTCCGCCCCCCTTTGACAAGGCGACGAGCTTCCCGGTACTATGCGCTTGTATCCACAGATTGTTCCGGCCGTTGGCGGGGAGTCGATGGGGAACCGACTGAGCGGCGCCGAGTTGCGCGAAACCTTCCTCCGCTACTTCGAAGAGCGGGGGCATGCCCGGGTCCGCTCCTCTCCCCTGGTCCCCAAGGACGACCCCACCCTCCTCTTCACCAACGCCGGCATGGTCCAGTTCAAGGACGTTTTTCTGGGCCGGGAGCAGCGGCCCTATACCCGTGCCACGACCGTCCAGAAGTGCGTCCGGGCGGGGGGGAAGCACAACGACCTCGAGAACGTCGGGCGAACGGCCCGGCACCACACCTTCTTCGAGATGCTCGGAAATTTCTCGTTCGGGGACTACTTCAAGCGGGAGGCGATCGCGTACGGCTGGGAGCTCCTCACGGTCCGCCTCGGCCTCCCGCAGGAGCGGCTCTGGGCCACGATTTTCCGGGAGGACGACGAGGCATTCGGCCTGTGGCGAGAGGTGACCGGCATCCCGGCCGACCGGATCGTCCGGCTCGGGGAGAAGGACAACTTCTGGGCGATGGGGGATACCGGCCCCTGCGGCCCCTGCTCCGAGATCGTCATCGACCAGGGCCCCGGGGTCGGGTGCGGCCGCCCGACCTGTGACATTGCCTGCGGGTGCGACCGGTTCCTGGAGCTCTGGAATCTGGTCTTCATGCAGTTCGACCGGGCAGCCGACGGCACCATGACGCCCCTGCCCAAGCCGAGCATCGATACCGGAGCCGGCCTGGAGCGCATCGCCGCGGTCCTGCAGGGGGTGCAGAGCAACTTCGACACCGACCTGCTCCGGCCCATCATCGCCCAGGTGGAGGAGTTGACGGGCAAGCCCTATGGCGCCGATGCACGGGACGACGTCTCGATGCGTGTCATCGCCGATCACGCCCGGGCCGTGGCCTTCCTCGTCACCGACGGCGTCCTCCCCAGCAACGAGGGGCGCGGCTATGTGCTGCGCCGCATCCTCCGGCGGGCGCTCCGCCACGCCAGGCTCCTGGGGATCGACGGGCCGTTCCTCGGCCGAGTGACGGGGCGGGTGGTGGACGTGATGGGGGACGCCTACCCGGAACTGCGGCAGGCCCAGGAACGCGTTGCCCGGGAGGCGCTCGCCGAGGAGGAGCGGTTCGGGCACGCCCTGCGGACGGCCATCCCCCGCCTGGAGGAAGCCATCACGGAGGCGAAAGCGAAGCGGCCCGAGGAGCAGCGGATCCCCGGGGAGCAGTTATTCAAGCTGTATGATACGTACGGGCTCCCCCGCGACCTCATCGAGGAGATCGCGCAGGAGCACGAGATCCCGGCCGACCGCCTGGACTGGCAGGGGTTCGAGAAGAAACTCCGTCAGGCGCAAGAGCTCGCCAGAACGACCGGGGCAGCCGTCTTCAAGGCGGGATCGGCCGATCTCCCCGCCGCCCTCCGGGAGCTCGGCAAGACGCACCCCACGGTGTTCCTCGGGTACACCTCCCTCGCCGTGGAGGCCTGCATCCTCGCCATCCTCCGCGACGGCCAGCCCGTGAGCGCGGCCGGTCCCGGCGAGCAGGTCGAGATCGTGCTGGACCGGACCCCCTTCTACGGCGAGTCGGGGGGACAGGTGGCCGACCGGGGCAGGCTCTCGACGGAGAATGCCGAGGCCGAAGTCCTCGACGTCCAGAAGCCCCTCCCCGGGCTCTATGTCCACACGGTACGCGTGCGGCAGGGGACCCTCCGCGAGAAACAGACCGTGCGCGCCGCCGTCGACGAGGACTGGCGCGCGGAGGTGGTCAAGAACCACACGGGCACCCACCTGGTCCACGAGGCCCTCCGCCGCGTCCTGGGCGACCATGTCCGCCAGGAGGGGTCGCTGG is from Candidatus Methylomirabilis sp. and encodes:
- a CDS encoding type IV pilus twitching motility protein PilT, giving the protein MELQELLKMAVERKASDLHMKVGSPPVLRIDDKLVPITEKPRITQEDAIRMAFSVMNSKQKERFKEHSEIDLAYSLPGLGRFRCNIFQQRSTVGMVMRVIPIKIQTISELNLPAALEKLALEPRGLVLVTGTTGSGKSSTLAAMIDQINGHRACHIITIEDPIEFLHRDKKALVNQREVGTDTDSFAEALRSALRQDPDVILVGEMRDYETISTAIVGAETGHMVMSTLHTVDASETINRVISVFPPYQQKQIRLQLAAVLKGIISMRLIPRADGKGRVPAVEVMIATATIRECIVDPDKTRKIPEFVAAGASQYGMQTFDQSLMVLYRRGLITYEEALLWSSNPDDFALKVRGIESTTDQAWQQPPQAEAGGKTVIPGLERISG
- the alaS gene encoding alanine--tRNA ligase, producing MSGAELRETFLRYFEERGHARVRSSPLVPKDDPTLLFTNAGMVQFKDVFLGREQRPYTRATTVQKCVRAGGKHNDLENVGRTARHHTFFEMLGNFSFGDYFKREAIAYGWELLTVRLGLPQERLWATIFREDDEAFGLWREVTGIPADRIVRLGEKDNFWAMGDTGPCGPCSEIVIDQGPGVGCGRPTCDIACGCDRFLELWNLVFMQFDRAADGTMTPLPKPSIDTGAGLERIAAVLQGVQSNFDTDLLRPIIAQVEELTGKPYGADARDDVSMRVIADHARAVAFLVTDGVLPSNEGRGYVLRRILRRALRHARLLGIDGPFLGRVTGRVVDVMGDAYPELRQAQERVAREALAEEERFGHALRTAIPRLEEAITEAKAKRPEEQRIPGEQLFKLYDTYGLPRDLIEEIAQEHEIPADRLDWQGFEKKLRQAQELARTTGAAVFKAGSADLPAALRELGKTHPTVFLGYTSLAVEACILAILRDGQPVSAAGPGEQVEIVLDRTPFYGESGGQVADRGRLSTENAEAEVLDVQKPLPGLYVHTVRVRQGTLREKQTVRAAVDEDWRAEVVKNHTGTHLVHEALRRVLGDHVRQEGSLVARDRLRFDFRHFGPMTATELDRVEAMVNRHLWRNVPVLVEDDIPYEEALAREAKAFFAEKYADRVRLVAIPEFGAELCGGTHCQAIGEIGLFKIAGEAGVAAGIRRIEAVTGPGAYRYLRAEEEALQESAERLKAKPLDLPGRVEKLAETTRQLERDVQRLRAQVAGGLAQEALARAQAVDGVRVVTARADDLDTRGLRELGDQIRAKLTRGVIVLGAAGEGRVAWVAMVTPDLKGTVHAGHLVRAVARLTGGDGGGRPDLAEAGGKDPGQIEAALRAVEGIVRRMLRGENSP
- a CDS encoding DNA recombination/repair protein RecA, yielding SQALRKLTAIVSKSNTCMVFINQIREKIGVMFGNPETTTGGRALKFYASVRLDIRRIAAIKDGDTVVGSRVKVKVVKNKVAPPFREAEFDIVYGEGISRAGSLIDLGTQQKIIEKSGAWYAYNGERIGQGRDNAKRFLLENPAIAAEVEAKLREALGIAAPAKALAGAPAPK
- a CDS encoding RecX family transcriptional regulator; the protein is MPRKPAKRAPPPDPLEVALRLLAIRARSTAEVRRALLRRGVSPAAVSDALATLTRRGYLDDAAFATAYAQTGGVARRRGPRRVTADLGSRGVARDLAEAAVRGAFGPGEERRLAEAAAARKWPALARHPRTVALRRLAAHLGRQGFGSEVIAALLRERFAAGEVPEIS